Proteins encoded in a region of the Ignavibacteriales bacterium genome:
- a CDS encoding HlyC/CorC family transporter produces the protein MDIQIIELIIFIFLIFLTGFLAAAEIAISSFGENKIEEMKERKETIALSFEKIQKDPEIFFGTIQTLTTICLIASAMLVFHFASTLLKPLFENSVVGNLNQYSNLLALFSALMIDSFLILIFGLLIPKALGFKYSESIGKITVKPLLLLTILFKYPVRIVSSLSNIFLIPFKEKTNFSQTRLSEDELRIIISESVKSGAINETEHEIIENIFEFNELRANEVMIPRTEMTGIDINDQRDLIIDKIIRSGHTLFPVYEDSADNIIGVLHIKDLMKSIIENQKPDLKSLVRPAYFIPDSKIISDVLKDMQKQGERLAIVTDEYGGTEGVITIEDILEELVGELKDKTKVELKEYTKLPDGKFIVLGSMFIDEFNKIFNHDLPESEEYNTVAGFIADRTGKILNAGETFIYNDITFELIKKIRQKMVQFKVYSKVDEFSLSNSQKKLQSP, from the coding sequence ATGGATATTCAAATTATAGAGCTTATCATTTTCATTTTTCTAATATTTCTAACGGGATTTCTTGCTGCTGCTGAGATTGCTATCTCTTCATTCGGCGAAAATAAAATTGAAGAAATGAAAGAAAGAAAAGAAACAATTGCTCTCAGTTTTGAAAAGATTCAAAAGGATCCCGAAATATTTTTTGGGACAATTCAAACTTTAACTACAATATGTTTGATAGCTTCAGCGATGCTAGTATTTCATTTCGCTTCAACATTGCTTAAACCGCTATTTGAAAATTCCGTAGTTGGAAATCTGAATCAGTATTCAAATTTACTTGCTCTATTCTCTGCACTAATGATTGATTCATTTCTGATTTTAATTTTCGGTTTATTAATTCCGAAAGCTCTTGGCTTTAAGTACTCGGAATCCATCGGAAAAATTACAGTTAAACCATTGTTACTGCTTACAATTTTATTCAAATATCCTGTGAGAATTGTTAGTTCCCTCAGCAACATTTTCCTAATTCCATTTAAGGAAAAAACAAATTTTTCTCAGACAAGATTGTCCGAGGATGAACTTCGAATTATTATTTCAGAAAGTGTCAAGTCCGGTGCTATAAATGAAACCGAGCACGAAATTATAGAAAATATTTTTGAGTTTAACGAGTTAAGAGCAAATGAGGTAATGATTCCAAGAACCGAAATGACAGGAATTGATATTAATGATCAGCGAGATTTAATCATTGATAAAATTATTAGAAGCGGTCACACTCTTTTTCCGGTTTACGAAGACTCCGCGGATAATATTATTGGCGTATTGCACATCAAAGATTTAATGAAATCAATTATAGAAAATCAAAAACCAGATTTGAAAAGTTTGGTGAGACCCGCATATTTTATTCCTGATTCAAAGATTATTTCTGATGTGTTAAAAGATATGCAGAAACAAGGTGAGAGGCTTGCAATTGTTACAGATGAATATGGTGGGACAGAAGGTGTGATAACAATTGAAGACATTCTTGAAGAATTGGTGGGAGAGTTAAAAGATAAAACAAAAGTTGAATTGAAGGAGTACACTAAACTTCCTGATGGAAAGTTTATTGTTCTTGGCTCAATGTTTATTGATGAATTCAATAAGATATTTAATCATGATCTTCCAGAGTCTGAAGAATACAATACTGTTGCCGGCTTTATAGCAGATCGCACGGGTAAAATTTTGAATGCGGGGGAGACTTTTATTTATAACGACATTACTTTTGAATTAATTAAAAAAATAAGACAAAAGATGGTCCAATTTAAAGTGTATTCAAAAGTTGATGAGTTCAGTCTATCAAATTCACAAAAAAAACTCCAAAGCCCTTGA
- a CDS encoding DUF971 domain-containing protein has product MKPIQIKVTEKKYLQIRWNNDSMSKIELKYLRDECPCASCKGETILLRSYRPPRPAILSPEMYLISSIQMVGDYAVQITWKDGHNTGIYSWDYLKLIETSQQSNEKQNYQPLL; this is encoded by the coding sequence ATGAAACCGATTCAAATTAAAGTTACTGAAAAAAAATATTTGCAAATAAGATGGAATAATGATTCCATGAGTAAAATTGAGTTGAAATATCTTCGCGACGAATGCCCATGCGCCTCTTGCAAAGGCGAGACAATCCTGCTGCGAAGTTATCGTCCTCCCCGACCTGCTATCCTATCGCCGGAAATGTATTTAATATCTTCAATACAAATGGTTGGTGATTATGCCGTTCAGATAACATGGAAAGACGGACACAATACAGGTATTTATAGTTGGGATTATTTAAAATTAATCGAAACTTCTCAACAGAGTAATGAAAAACAAAACTATCAGCCTTTATTGTAA
- a CDS encoding RNA methyltransferase has translation MLNEKFNNENILLYLENISEPGNLGTLLRTADWFGVKSVLISKNSVELFNPKVIRASMGSIFHLKIFTEVELTQFIYLKSNQYSFLCADLEGKNIFNYHKSGRCILSMANESCGPSQELLKLSDEVITVPKLGEAESLNVASAAAVILSQLTTNT, from the coding sequence ATTTTAAACGAAAAATTTAATAATGAGAACATTCTGCTTTATTTAGAAAATATTTCTGAACCAGGGAATCTTGGAACATTACTTCGAACTGCAGATTGGTTTGGAGTAAAATCAGTTTTGATTAGTAAAAATTCTGTCGAACTTTTTAATCCAAAAGTAATACGGGCAAGTATGGGTTCAATATTTCATTTGAAAATATTTACTGAAGTTGAACTAACGCAATTCATTTATTTGAAGTCAAATCAGTATTCATTTTTATGTGCTGACTTAGAAGGAAAAAATATTTTTAATTACCATAAATCCGGAAGATGTATTCTATCAATGGCAAATGAATCTTGCGGTCCATCGCAAGAACTGCTAAAATTAAGTGATGAAGTTATTACTGTACCAAAACTCGGGGAAGCTGAATCCCTTAATGTCGCTTCTGCTGCTGCTGTGATTTTATCTCAACTAACTACAAATACATAA
- a CDS encoding TerC family protein produces MEWLTSPDSLIALLTLTVLEIVLGVDNIIFISILSGKLPKEKQNKARLTGLSLAMITRILLLLSLTWLMKLTAPLFAVSNYEISGKDLILIIGGLFLLAKSTFEIHDKLEGEVEHTRAIKKVSFVSVIVQILLLDIVFSLDSVITAIGMANEVLIMIIAVIVAVIFMMFFSKMISDFVNDHPTIKMLALSFLILIGVSLIAEGLDQHIPKGYIYFAMAFSVFVEMLNMKMRKTKTKPVQLHQNFDTDK; encoded by the coding sequence ATGGAGTGGTTAACAAGTCCTGATTCGTTAATAGCGTTGTTAACATTGACAGTTCTGGAAATTGTTCTCGGCGTGGACAATATTATTTTCATTTCGATACTTTCCGGAAAATTACCAAAAGAGAAACAAAATAAAGCAAGACTGACCGGTTTATCCCTTGCAATGATCACAAGAATTTTGCTGCTTCTTTCACTAACCTGGCTTATGAAACTAACAGCACCATTATTCGCCGTATCGAATTATGAAATTTCAGGGAAAGATTTAATTCTAATAATTGGAGGATTATTCTTACTTGCTAAATCAACATTCGAAATTCACGATAAGCTTGAAGGTGAGGTGGAACATACGCGAGCTATAAAAAAAGTATCATTTGTTTCAGTCATCGTTCAGATTTTACTTCTCGATATTGTTTTCTCGCTTGACTCAGTCATCACTGCTATTGGGATGGCAAATGAAGTGCTGATCATGATTATTGCGGTCATAGTAGCAGTAATTTTTATGATGTTCTTTTCTAAAATGATAAGTGATTTTGTAAATGATCACCCAACGATTAAAATGCTTGCATTAAGTTTTCTGATTTTAATAGGCGTTTCACTTATCGCAGAAGGATTAGATCAGCATATTCCTAAGGGCTACATTTATTTCGCAATGGCTTTCTCCGTTTTTGTCGAAATGTTAAATATGAAAATGAGAAAAACAAAGACGAAACCCGTTCAGTTACATCAAAATTTTGATACTGATAAGTAA
- a CDS encoding methylmalonyl-CoA mutase family protein yields MGIIKNSSSEKFYSWITNTYKKSIQINPEQKKEFTTGSFTPIESLYVPDKTDSKYESEIGFPGEYPFTRGIQPTMYRGRFWTMRQYAGFGTAKESNQRYRYLLDQGQSGLSVAFDLPTQIGYDSDDPIASGEVGKVGVAIDTLADMEILFEKIPLDKVSTSMTINAPASVLLAMYIAVAEKCGVGKDKISGPIQNDILKEYIARGTYIYPPKASMRLITNIFEYCANEVPRFNTISISGYHIREAGSTAAQEVGFTLANGIAYVEAAIKAGLNVDEFAKRLSFFFNSHNDLLEEVAKFRAARRMWAKIMRERFKAKDPRSWMLRFHTQTAGSTLTAQQVDNNIVRVTIQTLAAVLGGTQSLHTNSRDEALALPNEDSVRIALRTQQIVANESGVANTIDPLAGSYYIENLTDQIEKDAVEYINKIDSLGGVINAIESGFIQMEIQKAAYKYEMEIESGERVIVGVNKFQMKEGEPKGLLKINPRVQQEQIKFLSKIKTERNNDSVNLALNKLKTAAEGNDNLMPFIVDAVKNYASIGEICNTMREVFGEYKEHVII; encoded by the coding sequence TTGGGAATAATCAAAAACTCTTCTTCGGAAAAGTTTTATAGTTGGATAACTAATACTTACAAGAAATCAATTCAAATAAATCCTGAGCAAAAAAAAGAATTTACCACAGGTTCATTTACTCCCATCGAGTCACTTTATGTTCCCGATAAAACCGATTCCAAATATGAAAGTGAGATAGGATTTCCCGGCGAATATCCTTTCACACGAGGGATTCAACCCACCATGTATCGCGGACGATTCTGGACGATGAGACAATATGCAGGATTTGGAACAGCAAAAGAATCTAATCAGCGTTATCGTTATTTATTGGATCAAGGGCAGTCTGGTTTATCAGTCGCATTTGATCTACCGACTCAAATTGGTTATGACAGCGATGACCCAATCGCTTCAGGGGAAGTTGGTAAGGTTGGTGTTGCAATAGATACCCTTGCTGATATGGAAATTCTTTTTGAGAAGATTCCACTGGATAAAGTTTCAACCTCAATGACGATTAATGCACCTGCCTCTGTCCTACTCGCAATGTACATCGCGGTGGCAGAAAAGTGTGGAGTAGGAAAAGATAAAATCAGCGGCCCAATTCAAAACGATATTTTAAAAGAATACATCGCACGCGGTACATATATTTACCCTCCAAAAGCCTCAATGAGATTAATTACAAATATATTTGAATACTGCGCTAATGAAGTACCCAGGTTTAACACTATTTCAATCTCGGGGTACCATATTAGGGAAGCTGGTTCAACTGCAGCGCAGGAGGTGGGATTTACTTTGGCAAATGGAATTGCTTATGTAGAAGCCGCAATCAAAGCAGGATTAAATGTTGATGAATTCGCAAAACGTTTGTCATTTTTCTTTAATTCACATAATGATTTATTGGAGGAAGTTGCTAAATTTCGGGCAGCGAGAAGAATGTGGGCAAAAATTATGCGCGAGAGATTCAAGGCAAAAGATCCAAGAAGCTGGATGCTCAGGTTTCATACTCAAACTGCAGGCTCGACATTAACAGCCCAACAGGTTGATAACAATATAGTCAGAGTTACGATTCAAACTCTTGCGGCTGTTCTTGGCGGGACACAAAGTTTACACACAAATTCCCGTGATGAAGCTCTTGCCCTTCCGAATGAAGATTCTGTGCGAATTGCTCTTAGAACTCAACAGATAGTTGCAAACGAAAGTGGAGTTGCAAATACAATTGATCCCCTTGCCGGCTCTTATTACATTGAAAATCTCACCGATCAAATTGAAAAAGACGCCGTTGAATATATTAATAAAATTGATTCATTGGGTGGGGTTATCAATGCAATTGAATCCGGTTTTATTCAAATGGAAATTCAAAAAGCTGCCTATAAATATGAAATGGAAATTGAATCAGGAGAGCGAGTAATTGTAGGAGTAAATAAATTTCAGATGAAGGAAGGAGAACCAAAAGGATTATTAAAAATTAATCCCCGTGTTCAACAGGAACAAATTAAATTCCTTTCGAAAATAAAGACTGAAAGAAATAATGACTCCGTAAACCTTGCACTTAATAAATTAAAAACGGCAGCAGAAGGAAACGATAACCTAATGCCGTTTATAGTTGATGCAGTAAAAAATTATGCAAGCATCGGTGAGATTTGCAATACAATGAGAGAGGTATTTGGTGAATACAAAGAGCACGTTATTATTTAA
- the mce gene encoding methylmalonyl-CoA epimerase, translating to MNISHIEHIGIAVKNIDEAINYYENILGLKCYAVEEVRDQKVKTAFFMVGQTKIELLESTSPDGPIGKFIEKKGEGIHHLAFAVNGLQNSLDEVKSKNVILIDEKPRKGAEGLNIAFLHPKSTFGVLTELCDKPE from the coding sequence ATGAACATTTCACACATAGAACATATAGGCATTGCAGTTAAAAACATCGATGAAGCAATTAATTATTACGAAAACATACTCGGGTTAAAATGTTACGCTGTTGAAGAAGTGAGAGATCAAAAAGTTAAGACTGCTTTTTTTATGGTTGGACAAACAAAAATTGAATTGTTAGAATCTACTTCGCCTGACGGACCAATAGGTAAATTTATTGAAAAGAAGGGTGAGGGTATTCATCACCTTGCATTTGCAGTTAATGGATTACAAAATTCACTCGATGAAGTAAAATCCAAAAATGTAATTCTGATTGATGAAAAACCCAGAAAAGGTGCTGAAGGATTGAACATCGCATTCCTTCATCCAAAATCTACGTTTGGAGTTTTAACAGAACTCTGTGACAAACCGGAATAG
- a CDS encoding OadG family protein: MFLGLLQQIIKDTSTVTIHKNSDLFLKIDPWGIGMTVIGYVVVFLALLFLYITFSNLTKVLNINVRRILRREGKTDSVTEELSISGELNAAISMALHLYYSEIHDHEDTVLTINKISRAYSPWSSKIYGLRQNPR, translated from the coding sequence ATGTTTTTAGGTTTATTACAACAAATAATTAAAGATACTTCAACAGTTACCATTCATAAAAATTCGGATTTGTTTTTAAAGATTGATCCATGGGGTATTGGAATGACCGTAATTGGATATGTTGTCGTTTTTTTAGCCCTGCTTTTCCTATACATCACATTTTCGAATCTTACTAAAGTATTAAATATTAATGTTAGACGAATACTCCGAAGAGAAGGAAAGACCGATTCAGTTACTGAAGAATTATCTATTTCCGGAGAACTAAATGCAGCAATTAGCATGGCGTTACATCTTTATTATTCTGAAATCCACGACCACGAAGATACGGTATTAACTATAAATAAAATTTCAAGAGCTTATTCACCATGGAGTTCAAAAATTTACGGCTTAAGACAAAACCCAAGATAA
- a CDS encoding biotin/lipoyl-binding protein: MKKFKFTIQGNKYDVNILNVEDNIAEIEVNGAVYQVEVDKVISQSKTPKLVRSVAVPTTESRKTEQRTSAPSAPKGTGFIKSPLPGVILDVYVKEGDTVKVGTKLLMLEAMKMENNINADKDGVVKSIKIKTGDSVLEGDILIEIGA, from the coding sequence ATGAAAAAATTTAAATTTACAATTCAAGGCAACAAGTACGATGTTAATATTCTTAATGTCGAAGATAACATTGCAGAAATAGAAGTTAACGGAGCAGTGTATCAGGTAGAGGTTGATAAAGTTATTTCCCAAAGTAAAACACCGAAACTTGTAAGATCTGTTGCAGTGCCAACAACTGAATCCAGAAAAACTGAACAAAGAACAAGTGCACCTTCAGCACCAAAAGGAACCGGTTTTATTAAATCACCTTTACCGGGTGTTATTCTTGACGTGTATGTAAAAGAAGGTGATACTGTTAAAGTTGGAACAAAACTACTTATGCTTGAGGCAATGAAGATGGAAAATAATATAAATGCAGACAAGGATGGTGTAGTAAAATCAATCAAAATTAAGACAGGCGATTCTGTCCTTGAAGGTGATATTCTTATCGAAATTGGAGCATAA
- a CDS encoding sodium ion-translocating decarboxylase subunit beta — protein sequence MDQFFQFMSHGFDQFFRYTAFPNFTVGHVVMLAVGLVFIYLAIAKEYEPLLLVPIGFGILIGNIPFLQGANLQIGIYEPGSVMGYLYFGVIKGIYPPLIFLGIGAMTDFSALLSNPKLMLLGAAAQLGIFGAYMIALFLDFLPAQAAAIGIIGGADGPTAIFLSSKLAPELVGAIAISAYSYMALVPVIQPPIMKLLTTDKERLIRMKPPRAVSKTEKVLFPIVGLILTTLIVPSAMPLLGMLFFGNILKESGVTKRLADTAKGSLIDIVTILIGLTVGASTQATTFLTSRSVGIFALGALSFVIATAGGIFFTKFMNLFLKEGNKINPLIGNAGVSAVPDSARVSQIIGLQYDKTNHLLMHAMAPNVAGVIGSAVAAGILLSFFMG from the coding sequence ATGGATCAGTTTTTTCAATTTATGTCTCACGGTTTCGATCAGTTTTTCAGGTACACTGCTTTTCCAAACTTTACTGTTGGACACGTTGTAATGTTAGCTGTTGGACTTGTATTCATATATTTAGCGATTGCAAAAGAATATGAACCATTACTTTTAGTACCAATCGGTTTTGGTATTCTAATTGGCAACATTCCTTTTCTTCAAGGTGCAAATTTACAGATCGGCATTTATGAACCAGGAAGTGTGATGGGATATCTATACTTTGGTGTAATAAAAGGAATTTATCCTCCTCTGATATTTTTAGGTATCGGTGCGATGACTGATTTTTCAGCACTATTATCAAATCCCAAATTAATGTTACTTGGTGCGGCAGCACAACTTGGAATATTTGGCGCTTATATGATTGCATTATTCTTAGATTTTCTTCCAGCGCAAGCAGCAGCAATTGGTATAATTGGCGGAGCAGACGGACCAACTGCAATATTCCTGTCATCAAAATTAGCTCCCGAACTTGTTGGAGCAATCGCAATATCCGCATATTCTTATATGGCGCTTGTACCAGTAATTCAGCCGCCAATTATGAAACTTCTTACTACTGATAAGGAACGATTGATCAGAATGAAGCCTCCTCGTGCAGTTTCAAAGACTGAAAAGGTACTCTTCCCAATCGTTGGATTAATCTTAACTACACTGATTGTCCCAAGTGCAATGCCTCTGCTGGGAATGTTGTTCTTTGGAAATATTCTAAAGGAAAGTGGAGTCACTAAACGATTAGCTGATACGGCGAAAGGTTCCTTGATAGATATAGTAACTATCCTAATTGGATTAACGGTGGGGGCATCAACACAGGCAACTACATTTCTGACATCCCGATCTGTGGGGATATTTGCACTAGGCGCATTATCTTTTGTTATCGCAACTGCGGGAGGAATATTTTTTACTAAATTTATGAATTTATTTCTAAAAGAAGGGAATAAAATAAATCCATTAATTGGTAATGCTGGTGTGTCCGCTGTACCCGATAGCGCAAGAGTTTCTCAAATAATTGGATTGCAGTATGATAAAACAAATCACTTGCTAATGCATGCAATGGCACCAAATGTTGCAGGAGTTATTGGCAGTGCTGTTGCTGCGGGTATTTTATTAAGTTTCTTTATGGGATGA
- a CDS encoding nucleotide sugar dehydrogenase produces the protein MELLEKIENKSATVGIIGLGYVGLPLGLEFAAKGYKVIGFDIDERKIPILNSGESYIKHIKTDRIKKAVDSGKFSATSDFSKLPEADAIIVCVPTPLNEHRDPDLSFIENSGKIVAKHLRAGQLVVLESSTYPGTTDEILLPMFESAPLTQKSGDKKFAVGKDFYLAFSPEREDPNNPHYSTATIPKVIGGVTKECLIVSQALYNKVIVNTVPVSSTRAAEATKLLENIYRSVNIALVNELKMVFDRMDLDVWEVIKAASTKPFGYQAFYPGPGLGGHCIPIDPFYLTWKAHEYDISTKFIELAGEINTFQPYYVIERSMEVLNKHKKALNGSKVLILGAAYKKDIDDMRESPTLKLIEILHERGAIVEYNDPFVPKLPRTRKYQYDMDSVELTKENLAVYDWVLLSTDHSGYDYKFIEQNAKIIVDTRNAFENHGVKSNKIYKA, from the coding sequence ATGGAGCTTTTAGAGAAAATTGAAAATAAGTCGGCAACTGTTGGAATCATTGGACTTGGTTATGTTGGACTTCCACTTGGATTGGAATTTGCAGCTAAAGGTTATAAAGTAATTGGATTTGATATTGACGAAAGAAAAATTCCAATTCTTAATTCAGGCGAAAGCTACATAAAACACATTAAGACAGATAGAATTAAAAAGGCTGTAGATTCAGGTAAGTTTAGTGCGACATCTGACTTTTCCAAATTGCCTGAAGCAGATGCGATAATTGTTTGTGTACCCACACCCTTAAATGAACATCGAGACCCTGATCTTTCATTCATTGAAAACTCCGGCAAGATAGTAGCGAAACATCTTCGTGCAGGACAATTGGTTGTGCTGGAATCATCTACTTACCCTGGAACAACTGATGAAATTCTACTTCCAATGTTTGAATCTGCACCATTAACTCAAAAATCAGGTGATAAAAAATTCGCTGTAGGAAAGGACTTCTATCTTGCTTTTTCTCCCGAAAGAGAAGACCCAAACAACCCACATTATTCCACAGCAACAATACCGAAAGTCATCGGTGGTGTAACGAAAGAATGTTTAATAGTTTCACAAGCGCTTTACAATAAAGTTATTGTTAATACAGTTCCCGTATCCTCGACAAGAGCAGCCGAAGCAACAAAGCTCCTCGAAAATATTTACCGCTCTGTCAATATTGCATTAGTTAATGAACTCAAAATGGTATTTGACAGAATGGATTTGGATGTGTGGGAAGTAATTAAGGCAGCCAGTACAAAACCATTTGGATATCAGGCGTTCTATCCTGGTCCGGGTTTAGGCGGGCATTGTATTCCTATTGATCCATTTTATTTAACCTGGAAAGCCCACGAATACGATATCAGTACAAAGTTCATCGAACTCGCTGGTGAGATAAATACATTTCAACCATATTATGTCATCGAACGATCTATGGAAGTTTTAAATAAACACAAAAAAGCATTGAATGGTTCGAAAGTCTTAATACTCGGGGCAGCTTATAAGAAAGATATTGATGACATGCGCGAATCCCCAACCTTAAAACTGATTGAAATACTGCACGAGCGTGGTGCTATTGTCGAATATAATGACCCGTTTGTACCGAAACTCCCTCGTACCCGTAAATATCAGTACGATATGGATTCGGTAGAATTAACAAAAGAAAATTTAGCTGTATATGATTGGGTCCTTTTAAGCACCGATCATAGCGGTTACGATTATAAATTTATTGAACAGAACGCAAAAATAATTGTTGATACTAGAAATGCATTTGAAAACCATGGGGTTAAATCAAATAAAATTTACAAGGCATGA
- a CDS encoding Gfo/Idh/MocA family oxidoreductase: MKNFALTGVAGYIAQRHLQAIKDTGNVLVAAVDPHDSVGIMDKYFPNAGFFTEFERFDRYLEMLRRGPKESNIDYLTVCSPNHLHDAHIRLALRIGADAICEKPLVLNPWNLDALQELEQEYDHKIYNILQLRVHPSIIELKEQISKQKNKRFDVELNYITSRGTWYDYSWKGDSNKSGGVVTNIGIHFFDMLIWIFGGVNRMEVLNSELHKISGTLELKNADVKWNLSIDYSDLPEEIKHAGKTTFRSIKVDNVEVHFSDGFTDLHTKVYQAILSGNGFGIDDARPSIEAVYNIREIINKF; encoded by the coding sequence ATGAAAAACTTCGCTCTAACCGGTGTAGCCGGCTATATAGCACAAAGACATCTCCAAGCAATAAAAGATACAGGTAATGTTCTCGTTGCTGCAGTTGATCCTCATGATTCTGTTGGTATTATGGATAAGTATTTTCCAAATGCCGGCTTCTTCACCGAGTTTGAACGCTTCGACCGATATTTAGAAATGCTGCGGCGTGGACCAAAAGAATCAAATATTGACTATCTTACAGTATGCTCTCCGAATCATTTACATGATGCACATATACGACTTGCTCTCCGAATCGGTGCAGATGCAATTTGTGAAAAGCCTCTTGTGCTAAACCCATGGAATCTTGATGCTCTGCAGGAATTGGAGCAGGAGTACGATCATAAAATTTATAACATACTTCAGTTGAGGGTTCATCCTTCAATTATTGAACTGAAAGAACAAATCTCTAAACAAAAGAACAAGCGATTCGACGTTGAATTAAATTACATCACTTCGCGGGGAACCTGGTATGACTATTCCTGGAAAGGCGACTCGAATAAATCCGGCGGTGTTGTTACAAATATTGGTATTCATTTTTTCGACATGTTGATTTGGATATTTGGGGGGGTAAATCGTATGGAAGTACTCAATTCTGAATTGCATAAAATCAGTGGAACTCTGGAATTAAAAAATGCAGATGTAAAGTGGAACCTTTCGATTGATTACAGTGATCTTCCCGAAGAAATTAAGCACGCTGGTAAAACTACCTTTCGCTCAATTAAAGTGGATAATGTAGAAGTTCATTTTAGCGATGGCTTCACTGATTTACATACTAAAGTTTATCAAGCAATTCTTTCTGGAAATGGATTTGGAATTGATGATGCACGTCCATCAATAGAAGCCGTTTACAATATCAGAGAAATTATAAATAAATTTTAA
- a CDS encoding N-acetyltransferase, whose product MSESKFYINKYAVVDDNVEIGDATKIWHFSHIQSGAKIGSHCVIGQNVNVGNNVQIGNYCKIQNNVSVYEGVTLEDYVFCGPSMVFTNVLDPRCKYPQVGAKYYLKTLVKEGASIGADATIVCGNTIGKSAFIGAGSVVTKDVPDFALVVGNPAKIIGWVSEAGKRLKFDKDGVAICEKSKKKYQLENSRVIEI is encoded by the coding sequence ATGAGTGAATCGAAATTTTATATTAATAAATATGCGGTTGTGGATGACAATGTTGAGATTGGTGATGCAACAAAAATCTGGCATTTCAGTCACATACAAAGTGGCGCAAAAATAGGCAGCCACTGCGTAATTGGTCAAAATGTAAATGTTGGAAACAATGTTCAAATTGGAAATTACTGCAAGATTCAAAACAACGTTTCTGTTTATGAAGGTGTTACGCTTGAAGACTATGTTTTTTGCGGACCATCAATGGTGTTCACAAATGTACTTGATCCACGATGTAAATATCCGCAGGTTGGGGCTAAATATTATCTAAAAACTTTAGTAAAAGAAGGTGCTTCAATTGGAGCAGATGCCACTATAGTTTGCGGAAATACTATCGGCAAATCTGCATTTATTGGAGCCGGTTCTGTTGTCACAAAAGATGTCCCTGATTTTGCACTGGTTGTTGGCAATCCTGCTAAAATTATTGGCTGGGTTAGTGAAGCCGGCAAGCGATTAAAATTTGATAAAGACGGTGTTGCTATCTGTGAAAAGTCGAAGAAAAAATATCAATTGGAAAATTCACGGGTAATTGAAATTTAA